TCGGGATGTTGACGAAGAAGATCCACTCCCAACCCAGCCCACCGACCAGCGCCCCCCCGGCCAGCGGCCCGACCAGGCTGGCGACCCCGGCAGTCGCTCCCCACATGCTCATCGCGACACCGCGACGGGCAGCGGGAAAGGTCCGGGTGATGATCGACAACGTCTGTGGGGTAAGCAACCCGGCGCCCACACCCTGCACCACTCGAGCAGTGATCAGCGCGCCGGCACTGCCGGCCAGCCCGCACCACAGCGATGCGGCGGTGAACACCGTCAGCCCGGCCAGGTAAAGGTTCTTGGGCCCGAACCGGTCACCCAGCCGGCCGGCCACCAGCAACACCACCGCGTACCCCAGCAGGTAGGCGCTGGTCACCCAGACCACGGTGGCGTAGCCGACATGCAACACCGCCATGATGGTCGGGTTGGCGATCGCGACGATGGTCGAATCGAGCATGATCATGAAAAACCCGATGATCATCGCCCATAACGCGTGCCACGGGTTTGCGGAGCTTGCCCGGTAGTTGCCTGCGGAGCTCCGGCTCGTCGCCGTGGTCATGTACGCACCTCGTTTCGGCTACCGAATCCACGTGCATTATTGCGGAGCCCCCACCGACCGCCATCAGCCGATGCCCGCTGGTATCGCTCCGCGCGGTCCGCAATCCGCGCGACAGGCGCTCCCCTCCGGCGTTTCACTCCGATGTGATGGCGCGCTTTGAACGAAGCAAGGTGCGGTGCGCGTGACCACCGCGTTACCTCGACTCTCAATCGACTGGCCGACAGCCCACCAGCGCCGCCGGACGCGACGAACCGGGCCAAGGGACCCGCCGAACCCGCCGAGCGAGGCCAGAACCACGACCGCTGTAAAAATCGACACAACCACGCCCACCATATCCATAGACATTAGTTATTGAGTGATAGATTTTTGTGTTTGATATCTCCGGCTTGCTGCGAGAGAGTCTTTCCGGCAAGAGCCAGGCTCAATTCAGCTGTCGCACTTGACTTGTGAGATTTCAGGAAATCGGCTAGCGGTTAGCAGCATCATTCTCGTAGATCATTTATTTCCAGCGGCAGCATCCTAGAATCCCCCGAATGCGTTTGTTTCATGCTTATGGAGTCGAAACTGAATTATCGTCACCCGAACCAAAGGTCCGCGATGATTCCAATAAGGCCAATTCTATCTTCTTGAACTTCTTGAACGTGACATACCGCCAGTAGAAGGGTGCAACATGTTCTTCCACTTCTCGTGGTTGCCGCCGGAGATTAATTCGGCTCGGATGTATTCGGGCGCCGGGTCGGGATCATTGCATGCGGCAGCCGCTGCCTGGCAGCGGTTGGCCCAGGATCTGCAGGCGACGGCGTCGTCGTTTCAGTCGGTGATATCCGGGCTGGTCCATGGGCAGTGGGGCGGACCAGCTTCGTTGTCCATGGCGGCGGCTGCAGCTCCGCTGACGGGATGGTTGACCCCGGCCGCCGCGCACGCGCAGTTGTCTTCAGGTCAGACTCGGGGGGCAGCGGCCGCCTACGAATCGGCGTTTGCGGCAACTGTTCATCCAGCGGCGGTGGCAGCGAATCGAATATTGCTCGCAACGCTGGTAAACACGAATTTCTTAGGCCAAATGCGCCGGCGATCGCCACGACCGAAAATGTGTATGCTGAAATGTGGGCCCAAGATGTCGCCGCCATGGTCAGCTACCACGCCAAGGTAGTGACCCTGGCATCTACATTGTCTCACTTGAGCGCACCGCCGGCTGAACTGGTAGGCGCTACAGCGGCTCAACCCTGGTTCCCGCCCGTCACCCCACCCATCATCGATCCGCTGGGCCCGCTATTCAACACGGTTTCGGACGTGTTTTCAGACCTGCCGGCATCGTCATTGTTGTCGATGGCCGAATTAGGAATGTATCCGGCCAGCTTCATGATGTCGCCATTGATGATGGCGATGTCAAATGCACGCGGAGCCACCGCAGGATTGGGCGCAGCCGGATTGGGAAATGCAGCCACCGCTGCGGCATCCTCGGCTGCGCCGGTTGTTGGCGGCATCGCCGCTAGGGCCATGACAGGACTTGGCGGCGCCGCGATACCGGGCGCAGCGATGTCGGCGACCTTGGGTCAGGCCCACGGCGTGGGCGCGGTATCGGTACCACCGACCTGGCCAGGGTCGGTGCCCAGCGGACTTTCCAGTTCGGCAGTGCAAGGACTTGGATCCACGCCAACCCCTGCCCCCATGACCCAACCAACCCCACCGGCCGATGGTGTTCCGATGATGCCCATGGCGCCTCGGGCCGCGGGATCGGCTGCAGCGACGCCCAGCGAGGTAACCACCCGCGGCGGCGTCGGCGTCGCCGCGGCGGCGTTGGCCATCCCGCACAGCGTGATTCCGCGAGCTGGCATCGGATAATCCGAAAGCGGTGGGCATCCGTTGCCCGACAACGACATTGGCAAACCCCAGGAGGATGAGCTGTGTCATTTGTGACCATCATGCCGCAGGCATTGGAATGCGCCGCAACGGATGTGGCCGGTATCGGATCCGCATTTAGCGAGGCTAGCGCCGCCGCGGCCACCCCGACCACCGCGATCCTGCCCGCCGGCGCCGACGAGCTTTCGACGGCGATGGCCGCCGTACTCACCAGGCAGGGCCAGGTCTGGCAGACATTCAGCCACGACTATGAATGGCTTCACCAGCAGTTTGTCGACCTGCTCAACGGTAGCTCATTGAAGTATTTGGCCACCGAGATCGACAACGCCGCCCAGAATGCGCTCAAGACCGCCAACGCCGACAGCGAATGGCTCGTCGGGCGCGAGATCATCGGCAACGGCGCCAACGGGCTCAATGGCACCGGACAAAACGGCGGCGCCGGCGGATGGCTGTGGGGCAACGGCGGCAACGGCGGATCCGGGGCAGCAGGCCAAAACGGCGGCAACGGCGGAGCAGCCGGACTCTTCGGCCACGGCGGCAACGGCGGCAACGGCGGAGCCGGCGCCCACGGCGGCAACGGCGGCCAGGGCGGACTGCTGGTCGGCAACGGCGGCGCAGGGGGAATCGGCGGCACCGCGGCTGCGACGGGAGGCAGCGGCGGCAACGGCGGCAACGGCGGAGCAGCCGGACTCATCGGAAACGGCGGCGCCGGCGGCGACGGCGGCAACGGTACCGGCGACGGTATGCCCGGCGGCTCAGGTGGAAACGGGGGCAACGGTGGGTGGCTTTGTGGCAACGGCGGCAACGGCGGAAACGGCAGTGCGGGCGGCGGTCACGGCAGCCTGGGCGGCAATGGCGGCAGCGGCGGCGACGCTTACCTATTCGGTAATGGCGGAGCTGGCGGCAACGGTGCGGATGGCGGCACCGGAGGCGCAGGCGGCGAGGGCGGCATGCTGTTTGGGAGGCCGGGCAAGCACGGTGCATCGCCGGCGGACAGCACACCGAAACCTGCCTAATCACCTCCTCCAGCACCCGACCCCGCCTTCACCTGTTCCTGAGTCCTCAAGCCAGCAGGCACGGGCATGCCAGCCCCAGGCTTACCCGAGCTGGGTGACGGATTGCGTTAACGCAAAATTGTGGTGTGAACGCGGCTGACAAGCCAGCGACAAGCCAGCGACAAGCCAGCGACAAGCCAGCGACAAGCCACTGTGTATCACCGGGGCTGTCACTGGCGGCCGCGCAACCGGTGCTGTGTCGGGCGTTGGTGCTGTTGACCGGCTACGAGCGGGGCACTGGCCGGCGGGTTGTCAAAGGCGTTTGAGCCCCGCTCGGTGGGACCGCCCGATGCCGGCCAGGACCCATTGAACCCGCTTAACCGGCCCCTGCCGCGTCGTCCGCAACCCAAAAATCAGAATCGCGAACCACAATCCGAACCGATCAGGCCACCACGTCAAACCCGCGAAGCATCCGGGTTAGCCTGAAGGTACGCCGTTCTCAGGAGAGGCAACATGAGCGCTCGACGAAATAAGAGGTCTGACCCTGACGAGCAACCGGCCGGCACCGGCCGGCCCAAAGCGTCCTCGCGGGCTTTGGCACAGGTCATCGAACGCAGCTCGCATATCCAGGCCCCGGCGGCGACGGCCTACGTAGCCCGGCTGCGTCGAGCACACCCGGCTGCCAGCCCGGCCGAGATCGTCGCCAAGATCGAGAAGCGCTTCGTCGCCGCCGTGACGGCCAGCGGGGCCGCCATAGGTATGGTCGCCACCTTGCCCGGAATCGGCACCCTCGCCGCGTTGCTGGCGGCCGCGGGCGAGACCGCGGTGTTTCTGGAGGCCACCGCGCTACTGGTGCTGGCACTGGCGTCGGTCTACGGTATTCCGCTCGACCACCGGGAACGGCGTCGTGCCCTGGTGCTGGCGGTGCTGGTCGGCGACAGCAGCAAGAACGCGGTGGCCGAACTGATGGGTTCGGGACGAACCAGCGGCGGCTGGGTCTCGGAAAGCGTTGCGTCGCTGCCGCTTCCGGCGGTGTCGAAGTTCAACACCCGGATGTTCAAGTATTTCGCCAAGAGGTTCGCGCTGAAGCGGGGGGCGCTGATGTTCGGCAAGCTGTTGCCGGTCGGCATCGGCGCCGTTATCGGCGCCATCGGCAACCGACTGGTGGGCAAGAAGCTGGTGCGCAATGCGCGGTCGGCGTTCGGCGCGCCGCCGGCTCGCTGGCCGGTCACCCTGTACGTACTGCCGACCGTTCGGGACGCCAGCTAGCGGGCGGCTGGCCGGTGTCTCTGGCGAATCGCCAGCAAAGCGTTAGCCTTTATGAGGCGGCAGCGTTCCCGACCGCCAAGGGTGTGCAGTGCCCCATCAGCCGGGGCGGACAAGGATCGCAGGCGTCGCGCCACGGCGCTTGCAGGATGTCAAAAGCAGAGAATCGAGGCGAGCAGCGGCCGTGGCCAACATAAGTTCACCGTTCGGGCAAAACGAATGGCTGGTCGAGGAGATGTACCGCAAGTTCCGCGACGACCCCTCCTCGGTCGATCCGAGCTGGCACGAGTTCCTGGTTGACTACAACCCCGAGCCGGCGCAGAGCGCCCCGGCGCCCGCCGACAATCAGCCCGCGACGATCGCCCCGCCGGCCGAGCCCGTGCGGCCCGCGGCAAAACCCGCCGCAGAGCCGGCCGGCACCGGAGCCGCCGGCAACGGCTTACCCACCGCGGCGCCCGGCGCTGCTCCAACCAAGGCCGCTGCCCCGCCGCCGGCCGAGGGCGACGAACTGCAGGTGCTGCGCGGGGCCGCCGCGGCCGTCGTCAAGAACATGTCGGCCTCGCTGGACGTGCCGACCGCGACCAGTGTCCGCGCCGTCCCGGCCAAGCTGTTGATCGACAACCGGATCGTCATCAACAACCAGCTCAAGCGAAATCGCGGCGGCAAGATCTCGTTCACCCACCTGCTGGGCTATGCGCTGGTGCAAGCGGTCAAGCAGTTCCCCAACATGAACCGCCATTACGCCGAGGTCGACGGCAAGCCGAACGTCGTCACCCCGGCGCATACCAATCTGGGCCTGGCGATCGACCTGCAGGGCAAAGACGGCAAGCGCTCGCTGGTGGTGGCCGGCATCAAGCGGTGCGAGACCATGCGATTCGCCCAGTTCGTCACCGCGTATGAAGACATCGTGCGCCGCGCCCGGGACGGCAAGCTGACCGCCGACGACTTTGCCGGCGTGACGATTTCGCTGACCAACCCCGGCACCATCGGCACCGTGCACTCGGTGCCGCGGCTGATGGCCGGGCAAGGCGCCATCATCGGCGTCGGCGCCATGGAATACCCGGCCGAATTTCAGGGGGCCAGCCAGGAGCGCATCGCGGAACTGGGCATCGGTAAACTGATCACGCTGACGTCGACCTACGACCACCGCATCATCCAGGGCGCGGAATCCGGGGACTTCCTGCGCACCATCCACCGGATGCTGCTCGCCGACGACTTCTGGGACGAGATCTTCCGGGAACTGGGCATCCCCTACCTGCCGGTGCGCTGGCGCCCCGACAACCCGGACTCGATCGTCGACAAGAACCCCCGGGTCATCGAACTCATTGCCGCCTACCGCAACCGCGGCCACCTGATGGCCGACATCGACCCGCTGCGGCTGGACAAGACCCGGTTCCGCAGCCACCCCGACCTCGACGTGTGCTCCCATGGGCTCACGCTGTGGGACCTCGACCGGTTGTTCAAGGTCGACGGCTGCTTCGGCGGATCGCCCTACATGAAGCTGCGCGACGTGCTCTCGATACTGCGCGACGCCTACTGCCGCCACGTCGGCGTGGAGTACACCCACATCCTCGAACCCGAACAACAGCAGTGGCTGCAGCAGCGGGTCGAGGCCAAACACGTCAAACCGACTGTGGCCCAACAGAAATACATCCTGAGCAAGCTTAACGCCGCCGAGGCGTTCGAAACGTTCCTGCAGACCAAGTACGTCGGGCAGAAACGGTTCTCGCTGGAGGGCGCCGAAAGCGTGATCCCGATGATGGACGCGGCGATCGACCAGTGCGCCGAGCACGGCCTCGACGAGGTGGTCATCGGAATGCCGCACCGCGGCCGGCTCAACGTGCTGGCCAACATCGTCGGCAAGCCGTACTCGCAGATCTTCACCGAGTTCGAGGGCAACCTGAACCCGTCGCAGGCACACGGCTCCGGCGACGTCAAGTACCACCTCGGCGCCACCGGGGTGTACCTGCAGATGTTCGGCGACAACGACATTCAGGTGTCGCTGACCGCCAACCCGTCGCACCTGGAGGCCGTCGACCCGGTGCTGGAGGGCCTGGTGCGGGCCAAGCAGGATCTGCTGGACTCCGACGGCGATCAGCGCTTCTCGGTGGTGCCGATGATGCTGCACGGTGACGCCGCCTTCGCCGGCCAGGGTGTGGTGGCCGAGACGTTGAACCTGACCAATCTGCCCGGCTACCGGGTCGGCGGGACCATCCACATCATCGTCAACAACCAGATCGGTTTCACCACCGCGCCGGAGTATTCGCGGTCCAGCGAGTACTGCACCGACGTCGCCAAGATGATCGGCGCGCCGATCTTCCACGTCAACGGCGACGACCCGGAGGCGTGCGAGTGGGTCGCGCGGCTGGCCGTGGACTTCCGGCAACAATTCCACAAGGACGTCGTCATCGACATGCTGTGCTACCGGCGCCGCGGGCACAACGAGGGCGACGACCCGTCGATGACCAACCCCTACATGTACGACGTCGTCGACACCAAGCGCGGGGCCCGCAAGAGCTACACCGAAGCCCTGATCGGCCGCGGCGACATCTCGCTCAAGGAAGCCGAGGACGCGCTGCGCGACTACCAGGGCCAGCTGGAGCGGGTCTTCAACGAGGTCCGCGAGCTGGAGAAACACGCCGTGCAGCCGAGCATGTCGGTGGAGTCCGAGCAGCAGGTTCCACGCGGCCTGGCCACCGCGGTGGACAAGGCGCTGCTGGCCCGCATCGGCGATGCGTTCCTGGCCTTCCCCGACGGGTTCACCCCGCATCCGCGCGTCCAACCGGTGCTGGAAAAGCGCCGGGAAATGGCCTACGAAGGCAAGATCGACTGGGCGTTCGCCGAACTGCTGGCGTTGGGGTCGCTGGTGGCCGAGGGCAAGCTGGTGCGGCTGTCCGGGCAGGACACCCGCCGCGGCACGTTCTCCCAACGGCATTCGGTGATCATCGACCGCAATACCGGTAAGGAGTTCTGGCCGCTGCAGCTGCTGGCCACCAACAAGGACGGCACCCCCACCGGCGGCAAGTTCCTGGTCTACGACTCGCCGTTGTCGGAATACGCCGCCGTCGGCTTCGAATACGGCTACACCGTGGGCAACCCGGATGCCTTGGTGCTGTGGGAGGCGCAGTTCGGCGACTTCGTCAACGGCGCACAGTCGATCATCGACGAATTCATCAGCTCCGGCGAGGCCAAGTGGGGCCAATTGTCCAATGTGGTCCTGCTGCTGCCGCACGGACACGAGGGACAGGGGCCCGACCACACCTCCGGTCGCATCGAGCGCTTCCTGCAGCTGTGGGCGGAAGGGTCGATGACGATCGCGGTGCCGTCGACCCCGTCCAACTACTTCCACCTGTTGCGCCGGCACGCTCTGGACGGGATCATGCGCCCGCTGATCGTGTTCACGCCGAAGTCCATGCTGCGCAACAAGGCAGCAGTCAGCGACATCAAGGACTTCACCGAGATCAAGTTCCGTTCGGTATTGGAGGAACCCACCTACGAAGACGGCATCGGCGATCGCAGCAAGGTCCGCAGGATCCTGCTGACCAGCGGCAAGATCTATTACGAGCTGGCCGCACGCAAGGGCAAGGACAACCGCGACGACATCGCGATTGTGCGCATCGAGCAGCTGGCCCCGCTACCAAAACGCCGTCTCAACGAGACGCTGGACCGCTACGCCAATGCCACCGAATTCTCCTGGGTGCAGGAGGAGCCGGCCAATCAGGGCGCGTGGCCGCGGTTCGGCCTGGAGCTGCCGGAGTTGTTGCCCGACAAGCTGACCGGACTCAAGCGGATTTCGCGCCGGGCGATGTCGGCGCCGTCGTCGGGCTCGTCGAAGGTACATGCCGTCGAGCAGCAGGAGATCCTCGACACGGCGTTCGCCTGACCGCCTGACGACGATGCGTGACGATGCGCGCCGCGCAGCGGCGTGAGGAGGAGTCAGGCATTTGAATTGCGCCGCATAGCCCGCGAGCGTGCGTGTCTGTAGACGCACACGCCGAGCGGCATTCTGCGCACGCTCGTGGGGTGCGCAACGCGAAACGGGCCTAGCCCGACCCGCCGGCATCGCCTGTAGCGCCGTTGTTGCCCATAGCACCTGCGGTTGAACCAGAGCCGCCCGCGCCGCCGGCCCCGCCACCGCCGCCGCTACCACCGCCCCCGGGGCCACCCTGGATGATGATGGAGGCCGATCCGGCGGTCGCGATACCAGCCGCTTTGCCGTTGCCGCCGGTGCCGCCGTCTCCGCCCACGCCGCCGGTGCCGCCCACGCCGGTGCTGCCGCTGAGTCCCGCCTGGCCGAACAGTCCTCCCTGCCCCACCGCGCCCGCGGCACCGCCGGCGCCCCCGTTGCCGCCCGTACCGCCGACACCGCCGCTGCCCCCGGCACCGCCATTGCCGCTGATCGATAGTTCTCCATCGAACTTGTAGATCGCATATGAATCTCCGCCGACACCGCCGAGGCCGCCGTCGCCTCCCAGGCCGCCGGAGCCGCCCACACCACCCCTGCCGCCGGTACCGGCGGCTCCGCCGTCGCCGAACAGCATCCCGCCACGACCGCCGCTGCCCCCAACACCTCCGTTGCCGCCGGTACCGCCGGTGCCACCCACGCCCCCCACGCCACCGGCACCTCCGCCGCCGCCGACCGCGGTGACGGCGATAGTGTCGGCGCGAGCTTCGGCGGCACCGCCGGCACCGCCCACGCCACCGTTCGCGGCGATGCCACCGCCACCGCCCGCGCCACCGGCGCCGCCCTGTCCACCGGCCCCTCCGCTACCGAACAGCAACCCGGCGTTTCCCCCGACCCCGCCGGTGCCGCCGGTGCCTCCCGCCCCCGCTACGCCGGCGTCGGTGCCGACACCTCCGACGCCACCGATGCCCCCGGCGCCGCCGGCCGAGTCGTGTTCAAAAGATGAGCCGCCGAAGTTGTTGGCTGCCCCCGCCCCACCGGTGCCGCCGATCTGGCCCAGCGTCCCGTTGACGCCGTTCCCACCGGGGCCGCCGACGTTCGGGGAGGTCAGCGCGGCGCTGCCCGTCGCGGCGGTGCCGTTGTCGGGAGTCACGGCGCTGACACCGGTGAGACCCGCGCCGCCCAGCCCGCCGGCGCCACCGTTACCGAAGAGCACGGCGCTGCCGCCAGCGCCACCGGCGCCGGCGGTGCCGGAATTGACGCCCACGAGCGCCGCCCCGCCCGCCCCGCCGGCCCCGCCGTTGCCGTAGAGCACCCCGCCGCTGCCACCGTGACCGCCGTTGGCGCCGGCACCACCGCCCCCGCCGGCGCCGCCACTGCCGAAGAATCCGGCATCCCCGCCATTGCCGCCGGCGACGCCGTTGGCCGTCTGGCTGAACCCCGCACCGCCGTTGCCCAACAGCAAGCCGCCGGCTCCCCCGTCGGGATTCGCCGCGGTCCCGTTGGCGCCGTCGCCGATCAGCGGGCGCCCGAGTAGCGCCTGGGTGGGTGCGTTGATCGCCGCCAGCACGTTTTCTTCGACGGCCTGCAACGGATTGGCATTGGCCGCCTCGGCACCGGCGTAGGCGGCCGCACCACCCAACATAGCCTGCGCAAACCGCTGCTGAAATACCGCCGCCTGCGCGCTGAGCTCCTGATAGGCCCGGCCGTGGGCGCCGAACAATCCCGCGATCGCCGTCGAGACCTCGTCGGCGGCCGCCGGTAGCACCGTCGTGGTCAACGCCGCCGCCGCAGAGTTGGCCGCGCCGATCACTGAACCGATATCGTGCACACCCGCCGCCGCTACGGCCAGCGCATCCGGCACCGCGATCACGAAGGACATCGCGCCTCCTCTTGCCGAACCCGAATTGCCACTCAGTGACCGAAGCGTATCCGCGCGGAGCCCATGAATCAGCGGCTTCGTTGCAATACTCGGTCAGCTGGGTAAACCTCGGGAAAAACGCTCACGATGATGTGCAGGAGCGACGGAAAACGGGGGTCGGAATCGGGCACGCGTGAACCCCACCCGCCGATACCTCGGACCACCGGTACCGGCTAACCTCGACGCTGAGCTTCGGACAAGGGAGGGCGCTCATGGAGGGGTTCGCGGGGAAGATCGCCGTGGTGACCGGCGCGGGATCGGGCATCGGGCGGGCGTTGGCCCTCGAGCTGGGCCGCTCCGGCGCCAGCCTGGCGATCAGCGACGTCGACACCGACGGACTTGCGCAGACCGAGGAAATGCTCAAGGCGATCGGCGCGCCGGTCAAGGCGGACCGGCTCGACGTTACCGAACGCGAGGCCGTCCTGGCCTACGCCGACGCCGTCAACGAGCACTTCGGCAAGGTGAACCAGATCTACAACAACGCCGGCATCGGCCACACCGGCGACATCGAGGTCTGCGAGTTCAAGGACATCGACCGGGTGATGGACGTCGATTTCGGAGGTGTCCTCAACGGCACCAAGGCATTCCTGCCGTACCTGATCGCCTCCGGCGACGGCCACGTCATCAACATCTCCAGCGTGTTCGGATTGTTCTCCTGCGCCGGGCAGGCGGCCTACAACGCGGCGAAATTCGCCGTCCGCGGCTTCACCGAGGCGCTGCGTCAGGAGATGATCCTGGCCGGCCATCCGGTCGGGGTGACCACCGTCCACCCGGGCGGCATCAAGACCGCGATCGCCCGTAACGCCACCGCCGCCGAGGGGCTCGATGCGGCCGAACTGGCCACGTTGTTCGACAAGCGGGCGGCGCGTACCAGCCCGGAGCGGGCCGCCAAGGTCATTCTCGACGCGGTACGCAAGAACAAAGCGCGGGTGCTCGTCGGGCCGGACGCCAAGGTGTTGGACGTGGTGGTGCGCCTGACCGGTTCGGGATATCAGCGGCTGTTCATGCCGCTATTCGGCAAGCTGATCCCGGCGCCGCACCGCTGACCCTCGGGCGTCGGCATCGAGTCTGTAGCGTCGGCATCGAGCCTGCGCTCACCGCGCATTTTGGTCGCTCAGGCCGCCTCTGGCCGCAGGATCGGTGCTCAGGCCGCAGGCTCGATGCCCGCGATGTTCAACGGCCCAGCGGGTGCTCGCCCAGCCACGCGGCAGCCACCGCCTGCGGGTCGGCTCCGCCGGCCACCTGGCGGCGCATCTCGACCAGGGCGGCGGTGTCCAGCACGCCGGACACCTCGTTGATGGCCAGCCGTTGCCGATCAGTCAGCGTGTTGCGGCGATACAGCGGCACCACGTTCTCGGCCCGGATCAGCGCGTCCTTACCGTCGTTCAGCACCACGAGATCGGTGGGATTCGCGGGGTTGGCGGTGGTGGTCCAGGCCGCGGTCAGCTGTCCTGCCCGCAGCGCCGCCAACATCGTTGCGTCATCCGGGAATTCACGCGGCGCCGGTAGCCGGCACGATCCCACCGCTGCCGGCGGGTGCGCGCCGGTGACCATCCCGATGACCAGCCCGTCACAGTGGCGTGGCAACAGGTCCAGTTCGCTACCGCCCCAGGCCGTCGAGGTCGCCGGCGTCACCACCAGCGCGGGCTTGTCTTCGGCCGCGGTGGTGTAGTCGCCGGCGGCCACACCCTCGGGCAGCGCGGCGATCATCGCTTGGTAGACGGGCTTGTCGGAAAGGGCCGACGCGCCGGGCTGCAAGCTCTGCAACACCTGGCCGGTGAATACCGGCACGACGGCGAAGGCCCCGGAGTCCAGTTTCGCCATCGGATCGGCGGCGGTTTCGCCTCGCGCGGCAAAACCGTACGACCGCAACGCGGCCACATAGATGTCGGCCAGCAGCATCGATTCGCTGTCAGGCTGCGATCCGACCACCAACTCCGCCGGGCGATTGCCGGCGCCGGGCGCGCAGCCGGCCATAGCGAACACGACCGCGAGTAGCAGCGGGGCCAGCCTGCCGATCCTCACCCCGCGGTGTCTGAGGGCTCGACCGCGAGAGCCACCGCCTTGGCCACCGCATCCCCGACGCGCAGGTCCAGTGGGCTGGGAACGATCCGGTCGAGGGCAAGGTCGTCGCTGACGACGGAGTAGATCGCCTCGGCCGCGGCCACCATCATCTTTTCGGTGATTTGGCACGCACCGGCGTCCAGCGCGCCGCGAAACACCCCGGGGAAGGCGAGCACATTGTTGATCTGGTTGGGAAAATCGCTGCGGCCCGTGGCCACCACCGCCGCATACTTGGCCGCAACCTCGGGATGGATTTCGGGGTCCGGGTTGGACAGCGCGAACACGATCCCGTCGGCCGCCATGGTGGCAATCAACTCCTCGGGGACCACGCCCGCCGACACCCCGAGGAAGACGTCGGCCCCGTCGAGCGCCTCGACCAGGCCGCCGGTGAGACCGTCGGGATTGGTGCGGTGCGCCAGATCGACCTTGACGCCGTTCATGTCGTCGCGCCCGGTGTGCAGGATGCCGCGCGAGTCGAGCACCGTGATGTCCGAAACACCCATGGCCAGAAGAAGGTTCGTGCACGCGACACCCGCGGCCCCGGCACCCGACACCACCACCCGCAGCGAGGACATGTCGCGGCCGAGCAACTTGGTGGCGCCCATCAGCGCGGCCAGTACGACGATCGCCGTGCCGTGCTGGTCGTCGTGCATCACCGGGCAGTCCAGCGCCTCGATGAGCCGTCGCTCGATCTCGAAGCAGCGGGGCGCGGAGATGTCCTCGAGGTTGCAGGCGCCGAACGTCGGCCGCAGCCGCACCAGGGTTTCGACGATCTCGTCGGGATCTTTGGTGTCCAGCACGATCGGGATCGCG
The nucleotide sequence above comes from Mycobacterium pseudokansasii. Encoded proteins:
- a CDS encoding PE family protein, producing the protein MPQALECAATDVAGIGSAFSEASAAAATPTTAILPAGADELSTAMAAVLTRQGQVWQTFSHDYEWLHQQFVDLLNGSSLKYLATEIDNAAQNALKTANADSEWLVGREIIGNGANGLNGTGQNGGAGGWLWGNGGNGGSGAAGQNGGNGGAAGLFGHGGNGGNGGAGAHGGNGGQGGLLVGNGGAGGIGGTAAATGGSGGNGGNGGAAGLIGNGGAGGDGGNGTGDGMPGGSGGNGGNGGWLCGNGGNGGNGSAGGGHGSLGGNGGSGGDAYLFGNGGAGGNGADGGTGGAGGEGGMLFGRPGKHGASPADSTPKPA
- a CDS encoding multifunctional oxoglutarate decarboxylase/oxoglutarate dehydrogenase thiamine pyrophosphate-binding subunit/dihydrolipoyllysine-residue succinyltransferase subunit — protein: MANISSPFGQNEWLVEEMYRKFRDDPSSVDPSWHEFLVDYNPEPAQSAPAPADNQPATIAPPAEPVRPAAKPAAEPAGTGAAGNGLPTAAPGAAPTKAAAPPPAEGDELQVLRGAAAAVVKNMSASLDVPTATSVRAVPAKLLIDNRIVINNQLKRNRGGKISFTHLLGYALVQAVKQFPNMNRHYAEVDGKPNVVTPAHTNLGLAIDLQGKDGKRSLVVAGIKRCETMRFAQFVTAYEDIVRRARDGKLTADDFAGVTISLTNPGTIGTVHSVPRLMAGQGAIIGVGAMEYPAEFQGASQERIAELGIGKLITLTSTYDHRIIQGAESGDFLRTIHRMLLADDFWDEIFRELGIPYLPVRWRPDNPDSIVDKNPRVIELIAAYRNRGHLMADIDPLRLDKTRFRSHPDLDVCSHGLTLWDLDRLFKVDGCFGGSPYMKLRDVLSILRDAYCRHVGVEYTHILEPEQQQWLQQRVEAKHVKPTVAQQKYILSKLNAAEAFETFLQTKYVGQKRFSLEGAESVIPMMDAAIDQCAEHGLDEVVIGMPHRGRLNVLANIVGKPYSQIFTEFEGNLNPSQAHGSGDVKYHLGATGVYLQMFGDNDIQVSLTANPSHLEAVDPVLEGLVRAKQDLLDSDGDQRFSVVPMMLHGDAAFAGQGVVAETLNLTNLPGYRVGGTIHIIVNNQIGFTTAPEYSRSSEYCTDVAKMIGAPIFHVNGDDPEACEWVARLAVDFRQQFHKDVVIDMLCYRRRGHNEGDDPSMTNPYMYDVVDTKRGARKSYTEALIGRGDISLKEAEDALRDYQGQLERVFNEVRELEKHAVQPSMSVESEQQVPRGLATAVDKALLARIGDAFLAFPDGFTPHPRVQPVLEKRREMAYEGKIDWAFAELLALGSLVAEGKLVRLSGQDTRRGTFSQRHSVIIDRNTGKEFWPLQLLATNKDGTPTGGKFLVYDSPLSEYAAVGFEYGYTVGNPDALVLWEAQFGDFVNGAQSIIDEFISSGEAKWGQLSNVVLLLPHGHEGQGPDHTSGRIERFLQLWAEGSMTIAVPSTPSNYFHLLRRHALDGIMRPLIVFTPKSMLRNKAAVSDIKDFTEIKFRSVLEEPTYEDGIGDRSKVRRILLTSGKIYYELAARKGKDNRDDIAIVRIEQLAPLPKRRLNETLDRYANATEFSWVQEEPANQGAWPRFGLELPELLPDKLTGLKRISRRAMSAPSSGSSKVHAVEQQEILDTAFA
- a CDS encoding SDR family NAD(P)-dependent oxidoreductase codes for the protein MEGFAGKIAVVTGAGSGIGRALALELGRSGASLAISDVDTDGLAQTEEMLKAIGAPVKADRLDVTEREAVLAYADAVNEHFGKVNQIYNNAGIGHTGDIEVCEFKDIDRVMDVDFGGVLNGTKAFLPYLIASGDGHVINISSVFGLFSCAGQAAYNAAKFAVRGFTEALRQEMILAGHPVGVTTVHPGGIKTAIARNATAAEGLDAAELATLFDKRAARTSPERAAKVILDAVRKNKARVLVGPDAKVLDVVVRLTGSGYQRLFMPLFGKLIPAPHR
- a CDS encoding PE family protein, which produces MSFVIAVPDALAVAAAGVHDIGSVIGAANSAAAALTTTVLPAAADEVSTAIAGLFGAHGRAYQELSAQAAVFQQRFAQAMLGGAAAYAGAEAANANPLQAVEENVLAAINAPTQALLGRPLIGDGANGTAANPDGGAGGLLLGNGGAGFSQTANGVAGGNGGDAGFFGSGGAGGGGGAGANGGHGGSGGVLYGNGGAGGAGGAALVGVNSGTAGAGGAGGSAVLFGNGGAGGLGGAGLTGVSAVTPDNGTAATGSAALTSPNVGGPGGNGVNGTLGQIGGTGGAGAANNFGGSSFEHDSAGGAGGIGGVGGVGTDAGVAGAGGTGGTGGVGGNAGLLFGSGGAGGQGGAGGAGGGGGIAANGGVGGAGGAAEARADTIAVTAVGGGGGAGGVGGVGGTGGTGGNGGVGGSGGRGGMLFGDGGAAGTGGRGGVGGSGGLGGDGGLGGVGGDSYAIYKFDGELSISGNGGAGGSGGVGGTGGNGGAGGAAGAVGQGGLFGQAGLSGSTGVGGTGGVGGDGGTGGNGKAAGIATAGSASIIIQGGPGGGGSGGGGGAGGAGGSGSTAGAMGNNGATGDAGGSG